Within the Catalinimonas niigatensis genome, the region TTTATTTCTCCCGGAAAGGCCCCATCCATTTGTTCGGCCATTTCTGCTTCATCAGCCTGCCAGATGCCTATTTTATTATAGTCAAAAAACACCCTGATGGGTTGTCCAATGAACCAGGCATTACCTACATCGTCAGCTGGGTCACCATTTTCGTCTACCAAAGCAAGTTCGGTGATCGCTTCCTTATAGCGCGTCAAGTTGAGATCAGCACTCCAACGGAAACCATTGTCCTGGCTGTCAAAGATGGTAGCACCCAACATCAGTTCAACACCTTTGGTTTGGGTAGCGCCTACATTTTGCAATACCTCCTCATAACCTGATGTGAAAGGAAGCTGGCGCCTCAACAGCAGGTCTTCAGTGTTGGTCTGGTAAAAGTCCAGACTACCTGAAAGACGTCCATTGAACAAACCGAAGTCCATTCCTACATCCACAGTTTTGGAAATTTCCCAGCCTAATTCCTCATTTGCAATTTCATTCAGCCTGAAACCGGCAGCATTCCCATCGTTCCAATCATACAATGATCTTTCCAGACGTCCGGCAGTTTGATAAGGATCTACCGAAGTATTACCTACTTCGCCATAAGAAGCCCTAAGCTTTAATTCGGAAAGCCAAGTGGTAGCCCCTGACATAAATGACTCATCAATCACACGCCATCCTGCGGATATACCAGGGAAGAAGGCCCATTTATTTCCCTGAGCTAGGCGAGAAGAACCATCCGCACGATATGTAAACTGAAACAGATACTTGTCTGCCAATGTGTAATTCACCCGACCCATATAAGAAGCCAGCTGCCATTCTTCTAATCTTGACTGGTTAGCTTCTATAGTTCCTGCTGTCGCAAGATTATACCATAACTGAGACTCATAGGGCAAATTCACCACTCTGGTACGTTGACGCTCAAATTTAGACTGTTGAATACTTTGCAGGAAAGTAAATCCCAGACTATGTATGTCACCCAAAGTCTTATTATAAGTCAGTATATTTTCTAAGGTATACCCAAAGGTTTTTTCATTTTCTAACTCAGCTGCCGGATCTGCTCCGCGTCTAGCATTAGTGAGTCTGCCTTGGAAAACACCTCTTCTCCGATAGCGAATATCAGGACCGAAAAGCAGTTTATATTGCAAGCCCTCCACAATATCTGCCTCTAAGTATAAGGAGGTGAATATCCTGGTAAAATCCCGCTCATCTACATAAGCACCAGGTACCAATTCGTTTAATGGATTAGTACGAATACCATCGGCAATGGGCAGGAAATTGAGTGTTCCATCCTCATTGTAAGGCCGTCCCAGCGGGTTATTATTAATAGCTTCACCCATCACTGCATCAGATCCCCAGTTTTGGGTTGCGCTAGAAAGGAAAGAAGACATACCTACCTTTAGCCAATCTGTGATGCTATGATCCAAATTTAATCGGGCAGTAAATCTTTGATAATCCTGATTGCTGATGATTCCCTGCTCCTTAAAATAGCCTAAAGAAACATTGAATTGGGTTTTCTCACTTCCACCCCTGACGCTTAATTGATGGTTGGTTTGATAGCCTTCGTTCAGTACCAAGTCCAGGTAATCAGTAGAGCGTCCTGTTTCAATTGACTCAAACTCTGCCGGATCTGCAAAGACTATATTGTCAGGTTGCAAAGTACCATTCCATGCTGTTCTTCCGGTTCTACCCTGGTCATCAATACGGGCAGACTCTCTTTTCATGTCTGCAAACTCCTGTCCGTTCATCATATCTACCAGACGGGTTGCACTACTTACTCCATAGTATCCGTCATAATTCACTACAGTCTTACCTGCTTTACCACGTTTGGTCGTGATCAAAATAACACCATTCGCTCCTCTTGATCCATAAATCGCAGTAGCTGCAGCATCTTTCAGGATTTCCATAGACTCAATGTCCTGAGGGTTAAAGTCATAGATTGAGCCTGTACCTGAAGTCATAGGCACTCCATCAACGACAAAGAGGGGGTCATTGGAGGCATTGATAGAACGGCGACCTCTGATTGTAATTGAAGGAGTCTGACCAGGGCGGCCACCTCCCTGCAAGACATCTACTCCGGCTACCTGTCCTTTCATAGACTCTACCGGGTTTGCGGTAGGAATTTCTTTGATGGCTTGTTCATTAAGTGAGGAGATCGCCGCAGTTACATCTCTCTTTTCCTGCGTACCATATCCTACTACCACCACTTCAGACAGTGACTGTATGTCAGGCATCAGGGTAAGATTAATAGTAGATTGATTATTAATCTCTACTTCTTCAGCTTCATAGCCTACTGATGAAAAAACAATCGTTTGCGCATCAGAAGATACATTCAAAGAATACTGCCCTTCTACATCAGTAATTGTTCCGGTGGTAGTCCCTTTTACTACTACGTTTACTCCCGGCAAGGCTTCTCCATTTTCTCCATCAGTGACTTTACCTCTAATGGTTTTGTCCTGAGCGAAGAGTAAAACACTTGAAAACATGAAAGCCATAAGTATAATCATGGACTTCCGCCAAGGCGGTAAATAATTTTTCATAATTAGATTGTTTTGTTAAATAATTGGTAATAGAAGCTTCTTTTATTTACAGTATTAGTAGTAAAATCTTCGTTTAATGAAAAAATATAAATACTCTATGTCAATTGAATTCTTCTATTAATAGCTAATTAAACATTCGTATTTTTAAAAAAAAAGAAATCAATCCATAATTTTTTATTAAAATTTCAATTTTCTCATTAGATGAGAAAACCATCTTTACAGGGATATTAGAATAATGCAACCGATTTAAATTTTTTAACAACTTTTTATGTTGAGACAAATATTTTTTCTTTAAAATATAGCTTCATAATCAGAAGTAATTGTTGCACCTCTCCAAATCAATGCTACTTTTTGACAGGAATCCTTATTTAAAAGAGGAGAATTGATTAGGTTTGTCTTTTAAAATATTATTAATATCGTTTTTGCTACACTGTTAGCATACCTGATTGATTTATCATGAAAAATCCTGAAGTAAAAATCTATGCTGGTCCTGATTCATTGGATGACTTCAACATAGAAGAGTTGTACAAAATGGCAGAAATGAAAGCCGATGGAAAAGCTGCTTTGTATGGAGCCAGAACCGTAGGCTTGAAGTCCCGGACAAACTTTGATATCAATAATTCTGAAGAAGGATTCATGGGTTACGATTTTGAAGCCATCATGCAAAACTTCAATATCTTCGGACATGGAGGCAATGCAGATGACCTGATTCCTCTGCCTACTGTGGTAATGGCTGAGAAATTATATCAGGATACCGGGCTTATTCCTTCTTCTGAAGTGATGCTCCCTGCTATTCAACTGGCTTGTATCAAAAAATCTTTTGCTAATGATCCTTTTCTGATTTGGAATTCAGCTGTAGATCAACTGGGATGGCATATTCGTCAAATGGCTGGTTTTGCAGAAGAACATGGTTGGATAGTAGGCCTTAAGAACGGAAAGTGGTTGGGAGAAGAGTATAAAAAAGCCGAGACCTCGGATTTTAAAGGTAAAACCAGTATAGAAGTAGTATGGGATGGTTTAGTAAACTATGCATCTATCGCTGAAGAAGTAATTTTGATCCAGAGAGGCTGTGACCTACCTGCCAAAGGAGAATATCGTAATTTACCTATTCATTACACAGCTATGCGTACTAAATTGCGCCATCAGCATAAAAATATAGCTGCATACTTTGATCCAAGTCATTCTTTAGGTCCTAAAATGAGAGATCAGATTGTAGATAAAACCGTTGAGGCTATGAAACTCAAGGTGAATGAAGATCAGTATTTATACGATGGCATATTGATTGAAGTAGGCACAGCTAAATGTGATACACATCAGCATATTACCCTTAACGAATTGCAAGAGCTTGTGGATAAGATTAGTGAGTTCAGAACTTTATCGGGAAGAAGAAAAAATGTAACAGAAAGTCAGAAGGCTTAGTACAGGATAAATCAGATTCTAATATTTTTCTACACCCTCTTTTACCAAGAGGGTTTTTTTTAACTCACTTTTTGTGCCAGGGCTTCTTCCACATATTTAAAAGTAGATAATACTTCAGGTTCACCATTGACAACTGCTACATCATGTTCAAAATGTGCAGAAGGCCTTTTATCTGCTGTAATAATAGTCCAGCCATCACTTAACTGCTTCACTCGCCTTGTTCCAAGATTTATCATAGGTTCAATAGCAATCACAAGCCCATTTTTGATAACAGGTCCTCTTCCTCTCTTTCCATAATTAGGTACTTCAGGAGATTCATGCATTTTTCTGCCCAATCCATGTCCTACTAACTCTCGCACTACTCCATAGCCATTACTTTCAGCATGTTGCTGTATAGCAAAACTTACATCTCCTATTCTTCTACCTGCTCTGGTTTGCGCTATCCCCAAATTCAGACACTCTTTTGTTACCTTAAGTAACTTTTTTATCTCGGGAGTTACTTCGCCCACTTCAAAAGTATAGGCATGATCTCCATAAAAACCTTTTTTCTTAGCTCCACAATCAATCGAGATAATATCTCCTTCCTGTAAAGGGCGATTGTTGGGAATTCCATGCACTACAGCTTCATTAAGAGACATGCAAAGCGTATTCGGAAAATCATATAAACCCAGAAAGCCTGGTTCAGCACCATGATCACGAATAAACTCTTCAGCAAGTTTATCAAGATAGAGAGGTGTAACTCCTGGTCTAATTTCCTGAGCCATTAAACCTAAGGTTTTGGAAACGATTAGAGCGCTTTCGCGCATTAGTTCTATCTCTTCAATGCTTTTGTAGTGGATCATTCAACCAAGAGGCTTATTTTAGTATTATAATAACAATAGATAATGAGCAAAATAGTTTTGACAGTTTCACTGCAAAACATTGCAAGTTAGTATAAAAAATTAAAAAGAATTAAGTCTTCTCTACTCGGCAAAACCCAAGCTAATTATCTATTTATCTTTGACAGATCTGCTTTGATGATAATATAGCTCTTGTTTAAAATGCAGTTTGCCAAGCGAGTACTTATCTAAAATAGGGTCTAAAACTCTTTTACACTATTCTTTCCAGGACTCTGGTCACTTGGAATCTGTTCAGATGACAGGTGGCAGTTATGCTGTTAGTAAATCACTCTTTAAATGAAGGTGATTCACTTTGACTTAAAACTTAATGAAGTACTAATGCAGTGTTTATGTGCTGGTCTTTAAAAATTCGGTTTTAATTTGATACATTAATCAAAGCATATTTTAAACCTAAACTTTTGAGTCTTAAACCATCAGACGGCACCAAGTTTCTGCTGAAGCTTCCTCATCTCATCAGCCATAGAAGTAAGTTTACCCTGTATATCATCCAATTCAAAATTTACCTCAGGTAAATGAGAACGAAGATGCCATTCAACTTTCCAAAGCTGTAAAATCTGATTTTCTGCAAGTTCGTAAGGTTCATGCTTAGGATTATCTGATAAACAGCGAATAGTGCCATATTGCTGCAAACGGTTTTTTACTCTTTTCACCTGAATCCCTCTTTCCTCTGATACAACAACATAGGCATTGCCATCATCAATATAGCGGTATTCACTTTTGTCCAGCAAACGGCAGATCACCCAATCATCCTCTGAAAGTGTAGGTTCCATGCTATCACCACTTACCTGAACTGCATAACAAAGGCCATCTTTGAGCATATAATTAGGCAGATGAATACTCTCCTGCGCTTCAAACCACTCTTGCGATTCATAACCGCTAAGGTAATTAGCAGCCGCTTTGTGGTTAATAAGAGGAACAGTAACATTTCCTTCGGTATCCTGAGTAGCCACTACGATTACTTCAGTAGCAGGCTTGGGTTTTCCATCTTCTGGAGTACCATGATGATGAAAAGCTTCTCCCTTACCTGTTATTACATACGCACTGTTGACTCCAAACCTTTGAAAAGCCCGGTTAAGAATCTCCAATGTTACTGAGCGACGATTTGCTTTGATATCGCCTAGATTAGAAGGCGAAACATCAATACTTTGAGCAAATTCTCTATCAGAATGTATTATCTTACTTTTTTTAAGCATGTTAATACATTCAAAAAAGCGCTCATTGACCAGATTTTTATATTGATTCTCAGGCATTTATAAAAATATACTTAGTTTAAGAATTATTTTCCTTGCAATATACTTTTTTAAAGCATATAATTGTACTTATAGCAAGTACAAATATGGAAAATATCAGGGACATAAAAAAGCATCTGCACGAAGAAGACTATCTTCAAATCAGCAAAATTACTGGGTACAGCCGTGACTACATTAAAAATTGTGTGGATTATCGGTTAAATAACCGTTTAATTGTCATCGCTGCTCAAGAAGTGATGGCAACCAGCACAACATTCTAATTTATTCCCAGATTCCGGGAGGAACGATCTCCAACAAATGCTGGTTAGGATCATAAAAATAGAAAGAACAGAGATTGTCTTTCCAGCGCTGTTCATTGATTATAGCTATCTTATGCTTTAACAAGTTTTTTTTCCAGGCATTATATTCATCTAAAGGCACTTCAAAAGCCAAATGCTGCTGTCCATAGGCAAAGTGAGGCGGTAATTTTTTTTCCATCTTGGTTATTTCAGGCAAGAAACACAGTAGCACAGAAGTGCCTGCCCTAAAAAAAACGTGCCTTTCTTTTACATAACTGATTACCTTAAAGTTCATCACTTCCTTATAAAACTGATGAGTCTTTGATAAGTCATTTACATATAAACAATTTTCTTTGATCTGAAGTACTTTCATAAAAAAAACAGAAAACATGTTGTTTTCTGTTAAGTAAATTTAGTTCTCTCCTACTACCTCAAAATAACGATCAAAAATTTTCCGATCAAGCAATATTGTAGGTTTACCCCTACCCCAATCTGTGGAAACTTCACATAAGCCATTATAGGCTCTGCCTGTATAAGCTTTATCAGGCTCAAACCCAAAAAGATCTACAGTCCCTTGAGGTTCTTTACTACATCTAAAAGATATTTTAAACTTATCCATCACTCGGTTGTATTTTCTTACCATTATATGAACAATTTTTATGCGAAACTTTCTAAAAGGTACACGTATATGAAAATAAAGTATAATCATTTGACAATTCTAATATAATAGAAATTTGTTTAAATTTCATACATAACATGTATTAAATGAGTAATTATTAGACTATTATACTATATAACTCCATTTTGAGATAATCATTTCGCTTATTATTTTATTTACCACTAACTTTCATACAAGTTTCTATTACAGTAGATTGGTTTAAAATTCAAAGTCGGTAAAAAAACAACGGCACATACATATGCATATGCAGATTTTTAAAAATGATTTAAAACAATAGCTTATGTCAAATGTGTTTATAAACAGGAATGTATTGAAGCAGAATAAAGCTGTTCTGTAAATCTTTAACTCAAACATGTTTGTGAATGTGAAAGAGTAGGAACCTTTTTTTATTGTTAATTCTATGATTTATAATAGAACCAGAGCTTTTGAAGCAAGGCAGTTGAAAATTGGAAAAAAATATTCAATGAAAAATATAAATGATTTTGGGTAAAAATTTCCCCAATATGTTTAGTACCTATTTTTTAAATTAATTTAAATCTATTTTTTATGAGTAATGATGAAAGAAACCATAAGATCACAAATACGATTAATGAATTAATCACAGTTTGTGCAGAGGGTGAAAGAGGATATAAAAATGCCTCTGAAAGAGTTGACGAAAAGGAATTCAAAACTATTCTCTACCGCCTTTCTCAACAACGTGCACTTTTTCGCTCAGAACTTGAAAATGAGCTTATCAAAGATTTTGGTCAAGAAGCGAAAGGTGATGATTCTCTCTTAAGTAAATTTCATAGAGGCTGGATGGATTTTAAAGCTGGCTTAAAAGGCAATGACAGTAAAGCAGTGTTTGATGAATGTATCCGGGGAGAAAATCATGCGATTGATAAATATATGGATGCACTGAAGAAAAATCTCCCCAACTATTTAGAAGAAAGGGTTAAAAATCAGTTAGAAATGATTAAAGGTACGCTCATCCAGCTTCGTGAATTCGAGTCTGAAGTAACACATAATTAGTTTCAGTAATCGTTTAAAAGATAGCAAAGGATCAATTCCTTTGCTTTTTTTTGTCAAATCATTGACGCTTAATACTATGGATGTCTTTACTTTTTTTGTAGATATTATTAATTATCCTTTAAGAAAATTTAAAGCTTTATTAAAAAAACAATTGGGATGGATAGGTAATCCTATCATATTGCCGTACAGAGGATATGGAAATGACCAGCAATTCTTTATCCGGGGCAGAGTAATAGAAGATACCGGATTATCTCAACCTGAAGAACAACAAAGTCTCTGGCAAAACGTGCTGGCAATGATCAAAAGATATAGTAGCAGTGGTATATCTGATGTAGAAGTTTTTGTGGAATTCCAGGGTAAACGTCAAAGTTGCATTACAGATGATGATGGTTTTTTTGTTGTCAATCAAGTCTTAAGAGAGGAAACGAATGATAATGAAGACTGGCAACAAATCCGATTTTATATGAAGGGTAAAGGCAGAACCATTGTTGAAAACTATGGTGAAATATTACTCACTAGAAAGAAAGCTCAATATGGTATAATTACAGATATTGATGACACACTGCTTATTTCCCATGCTACCAACATGAGAAAAAAACTGCGGTTGATGCTTTTTAAAAATGCTAAAACCCGCCTTCCTTTTGATGGTGTAGCTGCATTTTATTGTGCATTGGAAAAAGGAATAAGGGGAGAGAAAACTGGTTATCTTAACCCGTTTTTTTATGTATCCAGCAGCGAATGGAACCTCTATGACCTCCTGGCCGATTTTTGTAAATTCCATAACTTGCCTAAAGGACCATTTCTGCTAAGAGAAGTTAAGATTAGTTTAGGTAAGATATGGAAAGCCGGGGGTGGAAATCACAATCATAAATTGGATAAAATAAGGCATATTTTAAGCCTGCATGATGAGCGTGAATTTATTCTGATCGGCGACAGTGGGCAACACGATGCGGAGATTTACCGACAAATTGTGGAAGAACACCCGGAAAGGATCAATACTATTTATATACGCGATGTGCGACAGTCAAAGCATGAGTGGGTAAAAAATATAGCTGAGGATGTCAAAACTCACGGTGCTGAAATGTTACTGGTAAAAGATACAGAAGAAGCGGCAGTCCATGCCATTAAAAAAGGGTATCTTCATCCTGAAGCTCTGAAAAGTATTGTTGATGAAAAAACTTACAATAAGCGTATGGAAAGTGATCTTCAGCAAATTTTTGAGAGAATGGTAAGCCAGGAGCAGGAATAATTATGCTATCGGTCAGCTTGAGGTACAATTAGTTTATAAGCGTGCTTCTTTATGGTTACTTCTACCTCCTCAGGGTAACCATGTACTTCACCATCTATTTGTAAAACTTCTCTGGGCAAGTTAATAATTTTGATATGCCTACAACTGATGATATCAACGTAGCGAGAAGTTTTTAGTGTGCCCCGAAATAAGTGAAAAGTTATCGTTAGAAATGCATAAAGCGGAAAGGGTTTGATGATGCATATTTCAAATTTACCATCATCAATCTTGCCCACCGGATTCACAATAGCACCAGTGCCATACCTTCCGGCATTGGCAATTACCACCATATGGGCTTTCTTTTTAAATGAGTTTCCCTTAAGTTCAAAACGAAACTTCTTAGGCTCTGAAAGCTTGATTTCTCTTACGAACTGTTTCATATAACCGAACATACCTCTGATTCTCTCCTCCTCAAATCTTTTGACCACTTTGGCGTTCAGACCTATATCACTCAGGTGCAGACAGATGTGCTCGTTATTAATCAGAAGTGCATCCACCGATTTTTCTATTCCATTAAATAAGGTTTCAGTGGCTGAATGACGGTTTTCACCTATATTTAATTCTCTTGCCAGACCATTTGCCGAGCCGAGCGGAACAATTCCAAAGAGCACCTCTCGACCGTATATGAGTTTTGCCACCATATTACATGTTCCATCACCACCCACAGCCACAACAACATCTGGCTGAAAATCTTCAATCATCTGTAATGCATTTTGGAAATCATCCGATTCTCCCGTAGTCTCAAATACATCAAACTCTTTCTTCTTCTCAAAAAAAAGTTGGTCTAATGTTTTGACGTATTTAGACTTATCTACACCACCTGCGATAGGGTTTATAATGAAAAGAAATCTATCTCTAGCCATAGATCAATACAACGCAATAGAATTAACTTTAGGTAGGGGTAAAATGATGATTTTTGTAATTTTTTTTGCTGAGCAAAAAAAAATCAGGGATACACCCTGATTTTCTTCTTATGCTAAATAAAAAATTTTAGCTATCAATTTCATCCTGAATATTTTGCGTTAAGTCTTGCCAAGATTGGCTAAGATCTGTCTTCAGTTCATTCCAGTTATCCTGGGTAGCATTCTGAACTTCTTGTAAATCTGTATTCAGTTCGTTAAGTTCTTCGTTCAATTCAGTCTGAGCTTCACCGGAAGCTTGTTCCATTTCTTGTTCAACTTCATTGATTCTTGTTTGCAATGCTGCCTCCCACTCTTGTTGTTCTGTTTCCCAATTAGCTTCCATTTGGTCAGCGGCATTATCCATTTCATTTCCAAGTTCGTCTGCCCCTTCTTCTATTTCATTTCCCATAGCTTCTGTGCCTTCTTCAAGATCATTACCTGTCTCAGTGGGTGTGTCACATTGGGTAAATATAAACAAAGAAAAAATTGAGGTTAAAAACAGTCCTAGTATTTTATTTGATTTAGTTTTCATTTTTTCAAAAGTTTGGTTAAAAAATTATTGAATAAGTTAGATTAAGTTAGTAAAAAAACAAAAAGATTAAAAAAATTTACCTACAAGGCTATTGAATTTCCCCCAAACCTTACAAATATTTTATAGTAGGCAATAACTTAAAAGTTAAAAAAATGAGGAATCAAAAAAGTTTTAATGCTTTTTAACTTAATTAATGCTTTTTAACTTAATTATTATCAGGCCTATGCTTTGACAGACCTTTTAAGATTAAAAATTGACTTCTTAGTCTTTTTTGAGGATTTATCCATACCCTTGGTTATAGAATCAAGGAGACTGTCAATATTTTTGCTTAATGATTTTTCCACATCTTTGCGGAATCTATCACTATCTTTAGAAAACCGCTTCCTGGTTTTCTGACCTTTATCAGGTGCCGTTAAAATTCCAGTGGCAACGCCTGCTAAAGCTCCTATTATAATTCCTGTTACAAGTCTCATATTTATTAAAAAATTGGTTAAGAGTAAATCTTATCTTATCACTCATAGTGTAAAAGTCATGCCAATGAAAAAATATGGAATTAGAAACCGTAAAAAAGCAGCTTATTACCTATAAAAAGGCATGTTTTTCAGCTTTAGCATTTTTAGATAACTTATACTGATTTATAGAGCCAACGTATATCCGAGGAAAGTATTCTACACTATGTGGAACACTTTCTAATACTCATACCGTTTGCGTATTATTTTTTGCTGTCCTAAACATTTATTCCACCTAATGATTTAATAGGATAGTGACATCTTATTTTCATAAACTAACAGGATGTCTACATTTTTTTATCTAAATCTAAATACTATGACATTATTATCAATCATACTAGCCATCTTTTTGCCGCCGCTTGGAGTAGCCTTGAAATACGGGCTATCAGGCAAATTTTGGATAAATTTGCTGCTAACCCTCATTGGCTGGATACCAGGAGTAATTCATGCGTTTATTGTTTTATCCAGATCCAGATAAGAGTCTCAGCAAAACATGAAGATGATAACTGGCAAGCTACTGGACTATCTGTTTTTCAGTAGCTGTCATTTTTTTTACAATTAAACTTTTACATATCTATGAAAAACCTTAACAGTTATTTAAGAGAATACACTAGCGAGGAAAAGATCAAAGAATACATAGTAGGTGGGCTTACTGTGCTTTCAGCTTTTTTGGTGAGGCGCATGGTTTACACCTTATGGAAATATACAACTAACAAAGAGCCTCCTCTTAATCCTGCTTCTAGAAAAGTGTCCTGGCAAGAGGCATTTGTATTTACAGTACTTACAGGGGTTATGGCAAGTATTGCCAGGCTAATCGTCATGCGTAATGTGAGTTTAGGTATTGACGAAGATCCTGACGATTAATTTGTTAAGTTGCTTTCATGAGAAAGCTTGATTTTTACATTTTTTTGTGTTCATGAATTTATAGTGGATTGATATAAGTGAAAGCAATTGAGTGCCCAAAGGATTTAGTGTACATTTCGCAGGAAGCGGAAGGATTTACACGTGTACGAAGAGGAAAAGGCTTTAGCTATCATAAGACATCAGGAGAAATTATCAAAGATTCTTCTACTTTGGAGAGAATAAAATCTTTGGGAATTCCTCCTATGTGGAAAAATGTCTGGATCAGTAAAAGCCCCAAAAGTCATTTACAGGCGACAGGTTATGACCAGAAAAACCGTAAGCAGTATGTTTATCATGCTGTCTGGACAGACTATAGGAATCTTGCTAAATTTACCCGAATCAAGGAATTTGGCTATGCAATTCCCTATATAAGGGAGCATACATCCAAACAACTTAATCAGAAGGCTTGGACCAAGGAAAAAGTAATTTCTCTGGTGATACAAATGATGGATGAATATCATATTCGTATCGGCAACCAATATTATAAAGAACAGAATGAAACTTTTGGATTGACTACTTTAAGAAAAAAACATCTGGACTTTGAAAAAGGTGTTGGTAAGCTAGAGTATAAAGCAAAAAGTGGCAAATACCGTAAAATCAATTTACAAAATGGACATCTTAGTAAGTTAATTAAGGAATGTGCCGAACTTCCGGGGTATGAAATATTTACCTATAAGGATGAGAATAAGAAAAACCATACTATTAATTCTCATGATGTTAATGAATATTTACACAAAATTGCTGGTGAGAATTTTACCAGCAAAGATTTCAGAACCTGGGGAGGTACTACACTGGCAGTGGAAAAACAAGAAGAGGCTCGTCATGCTCTTGAGGAAAACCCACGCCTCAAACTTGAATCTGCCATAGTCAAAATAGTAGCACAGGAGTTAGGCAATACCGTAAGCGTTTGTAAAGAATATTATATCCATCCTATGATACTTGAGAAAGTCATTCAGGAACAGGATCTTAAGCCTTATGCCTCCAGAAGTTCATTGCCATTGCCTTCCAATAAGGTACGATTACTTAGAAATAGCGAAATTATTGTGCTCAATATTCTTAATACATAAGCAAAAATTATTATTACATTAATCTGTAGCAAGCTTGTTTGTGTATGCCCGCTTTGGAATTATCAATGCACATCTTGCATCCACCGATTAAGTATGGGTGCCAGCAGCACTACTATTCCAGCTCCACCGAAAGCTACATAGGCGATAGATTCAAACCCTCCTGTGTAAATGGCTAAGGTTTCCATGCTACCTCCCAGGTTCCCATTTCCACCTTCCAGATTATCTATGGCCAATTGTTTGCTCACAATACCTACAATCTGAAAGGCATAGGCAGATGATAAAAACCATACCCCCATCATAAAGGCCACAATCTTTTTGGGTGATAAGTCCGTGATTTTGGAAAGTCCGACCGGCGACATTAAAAGTTCGCCCA harbors:
- a CDS encoding SusC/RagA family TonB-linked outer membrane protein; amino-acid sequence: MKNYLPPWRKSMIILMAFMFSSVLLFAQDKTIRGKVTDGENGEALPGVNVVVKGTTTGTITDVEGQYSLNVSSDAQTIVFSSVGYEAEEVEINNQSTINLTLMPDIQSLSEVVVVGYGTQEKRDVTAAISSLNEQAIKEIPTANPVESMKGQVAGVDVLQGGGRPGQTPSITIRGRRSINASNDPLFVVDGVPMTSGTGSIYDFNPQDIESMEILKDAAATAIYGSRGANGVILITTKRGKAGKTVVNYDGYYGVSSATRLVDMMNGQEFADMKRESARIDDQGRTGRTAWNGTLQPDNIVFADPAEFESIETGRSTDYLDLVLNEGYQTNHQLSVRGGSEKTQFNVSLGYFKEQGIISNQDYQRFTARLNLDHSITDWLKVGMSSFLSSATQNWGSDAVMGEAINNNPLGRPYNEDGTLNFLPIADGIRTNPLNELVPGAYVDERDFTRIFTSLYLEADIVEGLQYKLLFGPDIRYRRRGVFQGRLTNARRGADPAAELENEKTFGYTLENILTYNKTLGDIHSLGFTFLQSIQQSKFERQRTRVVNLPYESQLWYNLATAGTIEANQSRLEEWQLASYMGRVNYTLADKYLFQFTYRADGSSRLAQGNKWAFFPGISAGWRVIDESFMSGATTWLSELKLRASYGEVGNTSVDPYQTAGRLERSLYDWNDGNAAGFRLNEIANEELGWEISKTVDVGMDFGLFNGRLSGSLDFYQTNTEDLLLRRQLPFTSGYEEVLQNVGATQTKGVELMLGATIFDSQDNGFRWSADLNLTRYKEAITELALVDENGDPADDVGNAWFIGQPIRVFFDYNKIGIWQADEAEMAEQMDGAFPGEIKVEDVDGDGIITPDDRKILGTDVPDILGGITNRFSYKGIDLSVFLYARLGHMIDSRFNSDQATMQGRYNNLDVDYWTPNNPTNAYPRPNLNQERPQKFETLRYYDGSYLKLRNVTLGYNFPQSITEKLRLSSLRLYATAQNPWFTAKYDTFDPETTNDAQDEEEGNDFNNELGTGDVPSSKLFLFGINIQF
- the map gene encoding type I methionyl aminopeptidase — its product is MIHYKSIEEIELMRESALIVSKTLGLMAQEIRPGVTPLYLDKLAEEFIRDHGAEPGFLGLYDFPNTLCMSLNEAVVHGIPNNRPLQEGDIISIDCGAKKKGFYGDHAYTFEVGEVTPEIKKLLKVTKECLNLGIAQTRAGRRIGDVSFAIQQHAESNGYGVVRELVGHGLGRKMHESPEVPNYGKRGRGPVIKNGLVIAIEPMINLGTRRVKQLSDGWTIITADKRPSAHFEHDVAVVNGEPEVLSTFKYVEEALAQKVS
- a CDS encoding S24 family peptidase, producing the protein MPENQYKNLVNERFFECINMLKKSKIIHSDREFAQSIDVSPSNLGDIKANRRSVTLEILNRAFQRFGVNSAYVITGKGEAFHHHGTPEDGKPKPATEVIVVATQDTEGNVTVPLINHKAAANYLSGYESQEWFEAQESIHLPNYMLKDGLCYAVQVSGDSMEPTLSEDDWVICRLLDKSEYRYIDDGNAYVVVSEERGIQVKRVKNRLQQYGTIRCLSDNPKHEPYELAENQILQLWKVEWHLRSHLPEVNFELDDIQGKLTSMADEMRKLQQKLGAV
- a CDS encoding ferritin-like domain-containing protein, producing the protein MSNDERNHKITNTINELITVCAEGERGYKNASERVDEKEFKTILYRLSQQRALFRSELENELIKDFGQEAKGDDSLLSKFHRGWMDFKAGLKGNDSKAVFDECIRGENHAIDKYMDALKKNLPNYLEERVKNQLEMIKGTLIQLREFESEVTHN
- a CDS encoding VOC family protein — protein: MFSVFFMKVLQIKENCLYVNDLSKTHQFYKEVMNFKVISYVKERHVFFRAGTSVLLCFLPEITKMEKKLPPHFAYGQQHLAFEVPLDEYNAWKKNLLKHKIAIINEQRWKDNLCSFYFYDPNQHLLEIVPPGIWE